From the Achromobacter xylosoxidans A8 genome, the window GGCCCGCCAGCGCGAGCAGATCGTCAAGTTCGCGGGTCACGCAAGAGCCTGCGCGGCGTCGGCGGTCCGATCCAGCCAGTGCGGCCGGTAAGGCGCTACGGGATTGGGCAGCCTGGGCGCCATCTGGAAACTGCCGATGGGATCGGCCAGATTGACCATCTGCAGGTTGTTGGCGAGTTGCAGACGGTTCAGGCACGAGTGGATCATGTCCGGCGCGTACAGGTCGTAGCGCCGGTATTTTTCCAGCCGTTGCGGATGCGCCTGCTGGTACGCGGCGATGCGGCCTGCGACCAGTTCCCAGAAATCGTCCTCCTGCATGAGGCCGGTGTCCGCCAGGATCTGGGAAAGATGGCGGAAGTAGCCCTCGAACACGTCCACGAAGATCGTCAGCAGCTTGTATTCCTCGGGCACGTCCGCCGCCAGCCGGCGCGCGTTCTCGGGCAGCTCGGCTTCGGGGTCGAGAATGGAGGATTCCTCGGCAATGTCCTTCATGAAGGCGCGCACGGGCACATGGTCCCGGATCACCAGGATGACGTTCTCGCCATGCGGCATGAACACCAGGTCGTGGGCGTAGAAGCAATGCACCAGCGGCGTCAGGTAGGCGTCCACATAGCGTTCCAGCCATGTCCCGGCGCTCAGCCCCGAGGCGCGGATCAGCGCGGGCAGCAGGGCCTGGCCTTGCGGGTCCACGTGCAGCAGCGCGGCCATGGTCATCAGCCGTTCGTCGGGACCGATCAGCGCCTGCGGATTCTCGCGCCATAGCGCGGAGAACATCTTCTTGTAGGGCGTGTCGGCGGCAATCGCCGCTTCGTAGTAGTAGTTGCGAAAGCCCAGGCTGGCAGCCTCGCGCAGGATGGTGAAGCCGTTGGCGCTCAGCCAGGGGTCGGACGCGATCAGGCCGTGGATGTATTCGTTGATGGCGGGCGTGCCCGACATGTAGTAGGGCGAAAGCCCCCGCATGAAACCCATGTTCAGGATGGACAGCGAGGTCTTCACGTAGTGCTTGCCCGGCCGGCTGATGTTGAAGAAGGTGCGTATCGATTGCTGCGCCAGGTAGTCGTCTGCGCCGTAGCCCAGGCATACGATCTTGCGTTGGGCCACATAGGGCGCGAATGCCAATGACAGCTTGTTGAACCACTGCCACGGGTGTGCCGGCATCAGGTAGTAGTCGGCGGGGTCCAGACCCTGGTCACGCAAGGTGGCCCTGTGGCGCGCCACGGTGTCCTCGCCCAGTTCGCCGCGCAACAAGCTGGCGTAGTCCATCGTGGACAAGCAGGCGAAATGCGCGTTGTCTTTGTGCACCGCCAGCCACATTACGCGGATGGGAGACGCGGCCTCTGGCGCATAGAGATGGTAGTCCTCGGCGTCGAAGCCCAGGCGGCCGTTGTTGGCGACGAAGCTGGGGTGGCCCTCGATCATCGAGGTTTCTATGGTTTGGTAGTCAGCCAGCGCGAGTTCGGCGGCGGGCAGGCAAGGGCGCGTGTGCTTATAGGCGGCGCCGTGCAGCGTGCTGGCGATTTCATCCAGATAGATGGGTAGCCGGTCTTCCGGAATGCGCAGCTTGTCGCGGATCTCGATCACGAACTGCAGGGCGTCCAGGGGCACGGGCGCGCCGGCCGTGGTCTTGGCGATCGATTCCGTGCGGATGCGCCAGTGGCGCATGGCCATCAGTTGCGCGTCGTAGCGGTATTCGACCCGGCCGTCCGCGAGCGCGAGGCGATAGCGGTCGAAACCCGGCGTATCCGCAGGGCCCAGGCGTTCGGGCTGCAGCAGTCCCTCATGGGTGTATTCGGAGATGGCCTTGCGCACGAGCAGGCGGTTGACCTTGGCCCAGGCTTGCGGCTCCAGATGACTGGCGACCTGCGCAGGGTGGGGGGCGGCATGTGGGTTCATTGGGGCGGCTCCTGGTATCGGGTCTGTTCGAACTGTGCGCGTGTGCAGAACGCCAGGCTGGCGGTCTTTTCGCGGAAAGGGACCTGGCCGGCATAGGTAAATCCCATGGCCAGATTGAGCGCGTGGATCTTCGCGTTGTTCGCGTCGGGCTCGACCACGATGCGCCTGGCGTTCAGGCGGTCGAACATGAAGCGCATGACGAAGGCGAACACCTGCCGGCTGAAGTTGGGGATCCGCACACGAGGCGGACCGATGAAAAGATGCATGCCGAGGTCGCCGGGCCGGACCGTGTAGTGTTCGCCGACTTCGTCGCGGGCCGGGTCGTAGCATTCCACCAGAAAGGCCGGCTGTCCGTCATGGCTGCCTAGCCAGGCGCTGGCGTGCCCGCTGCCGCAAAGGGCCTCATAGAAGTCGCGCACCTGATCCTCGTTGTGCTGCTGCATGGACCAGAAGCGCGCGTAATCCATGGAAAACCATCGCCGCAGCAGCGCGGCGTCCGCGTCCGGAACCAGGGGGCGCAAGGCGAGCCCCGGGCCTTCGTCGTAGTGGTCGCGCGACTGGCGCACGACCTCGCCCAGAAAGGTGGCTGTCATCGTGAGCATGCTGACTCCCCTCGAGATCAGATGGTGGCGGCGCGATGGCCGTCCATCATGGGCATCGGTTCCGGCGCGCAGAGGCGATGCGCCAGTACGCCGTTTTCCGGCGGGCGGAAATCCTGCAGTGCGGTGCGGGGCTCGATGGCGTAGTGCTCCACGCCGGTCAGGTCGCGCAGTATCTGCGAGTTGCGGTAGCAGCAGAATCCCAGGTCGGGATTGGTGACGCCATGGCTGAGCAATCCCGTGTTCTGCACAAAGATTTCCGCGCCGGCATGGTCCACCGAGTAATTGCGGGCGATGCGGTAGCCGCCGTCTTCGTCCCAGGCGATGCGGTCGCTGATGGGGTTGACGCAGGCCGGGATGCGGGGGGCATAGCCGGTGGCCAGCACCAGGCCGTCCGTGACGTGCGTGAACGGCTGGCCGGTATCGACATGCATGAAGTCCAGGTGATAGCGGCCCGTGGCGCGCTCATGGCGGCTGGCGCGCAACTCCGCGCTCGTCAGAAGGGTGTAGCGGCGGTCGCCTGCGCGGATCTTTTCGTCCAGCAGGTCATATATCTGATTGATCAGGGACGCGTTGATGCCTTTGTATAGGCTGCTTTGCTGGCGCAGCATCTCGCGCCGCCGGGCTTCGGGCAGGTCGTGGAAATAGTCCGTGTAGTCGGGAGAGATCAGTTCCAGCGTGAGCTTGGTGTTCTCCATCTGGAAGAAGCGCGGAGAGCGGGTGATCCAAGCCAGGCTGTAAGCGTGCTTGTCGCTGTCTCGCAGCAGGTCATGGAACACCTCCGCGGCGCTCTGCCCGCTGCCGACAATGGTGATGCCGCGCTTGCGCTGCAACTGCGTCTTGTGGCGGAGGTAGTCGGCGCTGTGGATGTAGGGCGCGGCGCGCCGGTCGCAGCAGTCCGGCAATTGGGGCTGTGTGCCCAGGCCCAGCACCAGCTTGCGGCAGCGGATCATGAAGCGCTCGCCGTTGACGCCATGCTGGCCGGTCACGAGGTAGCTGCGGCTGTCCGGGTCGTGGAGCACGCTCTGGACGTCGTGATTGAAACGCAGGTTCGGCAGGCGGGCCGCTACCCATTTGCAATAGCGGTTGTACTCGGCGCGATTCAAGTAGTGGTTCTCGCGCATGTAGTAGGAATAGATGCGGCCGCTTTGCTTGCAGTAGTTCAGGTAGCTGTACTCGCTGCGCGGATCGGCCAGGCTCACAAGATCGGCCAGGAAGGGGTTCTGCAAAGTCGAGTCCTCGATCAGCATACCGGGGTGCCAATCGAACCCTGGCCTCTGGTCGAGAAACACGGCGCGTACACCGGATAGCGGCGCCGCCAGGCAGGCAAGACTCAGGTTGAACGGGCCTAGGCCTATGGCGGCGAAGTCATGGATTTCACGGTTCATGTGGATCTGCCTTTTGCCGGGGCGGCATTGCGTGAACATGATTCTCGTCTGGGGATGATTATCATTTTCAATATGGGCACTCTAGCAAATCGCGATTTGTTGCGGTGTCTTGCAAGTGAGTTGCAGGCGGCGCTCATATGCAGCGTGGCGTATCGCATAGGCGCAATCACCAGATTGGGATTTTTGGAATAAGTGCAGCTATTTTCAAATGTAGGCAGGATCAGATGGAAAAGCTGTTCTATGATTGATATCTACCCGCGGATAGTCGCGATATAGAAGTGAGTTTTTCTAAATTAAGGATGTTTATGGGCGCCGTGCTGCCACTGCTTGCGCTGCGAGCATTCACCGAAACCGGCCGCCTCGGCAGCCTGAAAGCTGCCGCCGAGGTGCTGGGTGTGACCCCGGGGGCGGTCAGCCAGCAGATACGCCTGCTGGAAGACCGGTTGGGGCTGGCGCTGTTCGTGCGCGAGCGTCACGGCGTGCGGCTGACGGAAGCGGGCGCACGCGCGTATCCGGGGCTGATGCGCGCCTTCGACCAGATCGAAAAATCGCTGGCGCTGCTCGAATCCCAGGCCGCCCAGCGGACCCTGACCGTCAGCACGGTGCCTTCGTTCGCCTCGTCCTGGCTGGTGCCGCGCATAGGCCGGTTTTCGGTTTTGCATCCGGACATCGAGGTGCGGGTGGAAGCCTCCTCGCAATTGGTCGATTTCAAGCGCGACCGCATCGACGTGGCGTTGCGGCACGGGCTGGGGCAGTACCCGGGGCTGTCGGCCTTCCGCTTGATGGCGCCGGTGCTGCTGCCCGTGGCCAGTCCGGCCTTGCTGGCGCAAGGCCCCGGCATCGAGCGGCCCGAGGACTGCTTGAAGTACCCGCTGCTGCAGGATTCCGACCGCGCGGACTGGCCTTTGTGGCTGCAGGCGCACGGCGTGGACGCGGGGCAGGAAGCGCAGCGCGGCCCCAGCTTCGAGGACGATCTGTTGCTGCTGCGGGCGGCTGCCACGGGGCAGGGCATCGCGCTGGTTCAGGACACGCATGCGCGCGAAGATATCGAATCGGGCCGGCTGGCCATTGCCCTGGACCAGCCCTGGCCCGCGCGCTTCGCGTATTACGTAGTCAGCCGGCCGGATGCGCTGCTGCGGCCGGAAGTGCAGGCGTTCATCGACTGGGTGAAGGCGGAAGCGGCAGCGATGCAGCAGGCGCCGCAGACGCTTGCGGCGAGCTGAGTGAGTTGCCGGGCAGCGGCGTGTCCCAACCGCCGCCTAAGGCGCGGATCAGCCTTACGGTGGTCCGCGCCTGATCTCCATCCAACCTGGCCGAGGCCAACTGCTGCTGCAGCAGGCTGCGGTCCGCATCGATGACGTCAAGCTGGGTGTGCGTGCCGGTTTCGTATTGCAGCCGGGACAGCTCGGCCGAACGTTGCGCAGCCAGCCGCGCGCGGTCCTGCGCGGTCTGTTGGGCCGCCATGATGCGCAGATGCATCAGATTGTCCTCGACCTCCCTGAACGCGTTGAGCAGCGTTTCCCGGTAGCGCGCCGTTTCTTCGTCATGCGCGGCCCGGGCGGCATCGAGATCCGCCTGGCGGGCGCCGCCGTCCAGGATGGGCAGCGATAGCGCGGTACCCAGGAAGGGGCCCAGCAGAAAGGTCCGGCTGGACCATTGGAACAGCTGGCTCAGGCTGGATGATTCGAAGCCGGCCGCACCGGTCAGTTCCAGCCTCGGGAAGAAGGCGGCGCGGGCCGCGCCGATGCGGGCGTTGGCGGCGGCCATGGCGCGTTCGGCCGCGGCAATGTCCGGACGGCGCTCAAGCAGTTCCGAAGGCAAGCCCGGTGGAACGGCCAACTCGATGCGGCGCAGCGGCTCAGGCGGCAGGGAGAAATCGGCCGGGGCCTTGCCCAGCAGGATTGCCAGCGCGTGTTCGGCGCTGGCGCGCTGGCGTTGCGCGCCCAAGGCATCGGCGCGCGCCGCTTCAAGTTCGCCGCGGGCGCGCTCGAGTTCCAGCTCACCGCCGTCGCCCGCCTCGAGGCGCATCTGGCTCAACGCAAAGCCGCGTTCGCGCAAGGCCAGCGTTTGCTGATAGATCTGGTGCTGGGTATCCAGCTCCCGGATCAGGAAGTAGGTGTCGGCGACGTCGGCCTGCAAGGCCAGCAGTGTCAGCCGGTACAGCGCGCCGCTGCGAGCCTGTTCCGCTGATGCCGCGCCTATGGTCGAGGAAACGCGGCCGAACAGATCGGCCTCATACGCCACCGCGGCGTCGGCCCGCCACAGCGTCGTGGTGGAAGCCGGCCCGTTGTCGCGTCCGCTGTACGAAGCTGGAGACTCCCGCTGGCGGGTCGGCCCGAAGCCCGCGTCCAGCCGGGGAAACAGCGCCGAGCGAGCCTGCCGATGCTGGGCGCGCGACTGCTGCAAGCGCGCGTAGGCGGCGTGCAGCGTCGGATTGGCGTCCTGCGCGGCGGTCTGCAATGCGTTCAGGGCCGGATCCTGGAACAGGGTCCACCAGGCGCCGCGCAGCGCGTCGTCGGCCGGCCGGGCGGTGGACCAGGCTCCCGTCGGTTCTGCCTGCGCCTGCTTGTAGGCGGGCGGGATGGGCCCGGAGTCGGGCGCGTGCGCCGGACGTAGCGCGCATCCGGCCAGCGCCAGCGTCAGCAGCGTCAGCCCGAAGCGCAGGGCGCGATGATTCAATGCGTAGGTCATGTTATGGGTTTCCTTGCAAGGCGGAAGCTTGAACCGCGTCGCGGGCCGGTCCGGCTGGCGCGCGGGCTGCGACCAGATTGCGTCCGAAGCGCGCGTAGACGGCAGGCAGCACGAATAGCGTGAACAGGGTGCCCACCAGCAAGCCGGCCACCAGCACCGTGGCGATCGCGCGCTGGCTGCCCGCGCCGGCGCCGCTGGCGAACAGCAGCGGCATCAGGCCGCCGACCATGGCGGCCGTGGTCATCAGGATGGGGCGGATGCGGGTGGCGGCGGCCGCGCGCACGGCCTGGACGCGGTCCAGCCCCCTGAGCCGCTGCTCAACATTGGCGAACTCCACGATCAGGATGCCGTGCTTGGTGATCAGGCCGATCAGCGTCACCAGCCCGATCTGGGTGTAGATGTTGAGCGTGGCGTAGCCGAAGAACATGGCGGCCAGCGCGCCGCAGGCGGCAAGCGGCACCGTGGTGAGGATCAGCAGCGGATCGCGGGCGCTCTCGAACTGGGCCGCCAGCACCAGAAATATGAAGGCCAGCGCAAAGGCGAAGGTCAGGGCAAAGCCGCCTTGTTCCTGCAGATACTGCCGGGATTCGCCCAGGAAGCTGGTCTGGAATCCCGCCGGCAGACTGGCGGCTTCGGCCTGCAGGAAGGCGACCGCCTGGCCCAGTGGCACACCGGGCGCGGGGATCGCGACCAGCGTGGCGCTGTTCAGCTGATTGAACTGCGTGAGGGCATTGGCCTCGACGCCTTTCTCCAGCGAGACCACGGTGGACAGCGGCACCTGTCCGCCGGTAGCGGTCCTGACATGGAACAGGTCCAGGGACTCGGCGTTCAGGCGCAGGTTGCGCGGCGCCTGGGGGATCACGTCGTAGGAGCGGCCCTGGGCGCCGAAGCGATTGACATAGGACTCGCCGACCAGACGCGCCAGGGTGTCGCCGATCTCTTTCATGCTCAGGCCCAGGTCGTGCGCCTTGGCGCGGTCGATCCGCACCAGCGTGGTCGGGTTGCTGAAGGTCAGGTCGGAATCCACGAAGGCGAATTGGCCGCTGGCGCGCGCCGCGGTTTTCAACTTGTCCATCGCGTCGTGGACCGCCCGATGGCCGGCCGGGGACGACAGCACGAACTGCACGGGAAAGCCGCCGACGGAGCCGGGCAGGGGCGGCGGCAGGAAGGCGGAGCCCGCAATGCCTTCGATGCCCGGCAAGGCCGCCTGCAGATCAGCCATGATGGCTTCGGCGCTGCGGTCCCGCGTTTCCCACGGGCTCAGCATGACGCCAGCCCAGCCTTTGTTGAGCGCGCCGCCCGCGCCGGACACCATATAGACGGTAGCGGCTTCCGGCAGGGCGAGCAGCGCGGCCTCGACCCGTTTGGCCTCGGCCTCCAGGAATTCCAGGCTGCTGGCTTGGGGGCCTTTCATGTCGACGATGATTTCCCCCTGGTCTTCCGCGGGGGCGAGTTCCGACTGCAAGCCGTTGAACAGGACGGGCAGGCTGAGCAGTACGCCAGCGCCGGCCAGCAGCACCGGCCGCGTGTCGCGCAGCATGCGCGCCAGCGCGCGCTCATAGACGCCCACCAGCTTGGCGGTCGCATGTTCCACCGCCCGCGCGTAGCGGCTGGGCGCCTGCTGGCGCATCAGCCTGGAGGCCACCATGGGAGACACGGTCAGCGCCACCATGGCGGACACCATCACAGCCGCGGCCAGCGTGAAGGCGAATTCGCTGAACAGCGCGCCCGTCAGGCCGCCGATCAGGCCCAGCGGGGCGTAGACCGCAACCAGCACCGCGGCCATCGTCAGCACGGGCCCAACGATTTCGCGCGCGCCGTTCAGTGCGGCATCCAGCGGCGATTCGCCTTCTTCCATGCGGCGATGGACGTTTTCCACCACGACGATCGCGTCGTCCACCACCAGGCCGATGGCCAGGACCATGGCCAGCAGGGTCAGCAGGTTCAGACTGAAGCCGAGCGCCAGCATGGCCGCCGCCGCGCCCAGCAGCGACAGCGGAATGCTCAGCACCGGCACGGCCACCGCGCGCAGCGAGCCGAGGAAGATGAAGATCACGAGCACCACTTCCAGGCTGGCAATGCCGAACTTGCCCAGCACATTGCCGATCGCGGCGTCGATGAAGACGGTGACGTCATACGGAATCGCCATTTTTGCGCCGTCGGGCAGGTCCAATCCGGCCAGAATCCGGCGGACCTCGCGGGAAATATCTAGCGGATTGCCGCCGGGCGTTGCCATCACTTCCAGGTACGCGGCGGGTTCGCCGTTCATGCCCGCGACCTGGTTGCGGCTTTGCGCGCCGATCTCGACGGTGGCGATGTCTTCCATCCGCACCAGGCTGGGGCCGCGCTTGACGACCAGTTCGCGAAAGCCCTGGGCGCTATCCAGGCTGGTGTCGGCGCGCACGTTCGTCACCACGAGCGCGTCGCGCAGTTGGCCGGGCGCGGCCTGGTAGTTGTTGTCCCGGATCGCGGATTCGACATCAGCGGCCGTGATGCCGTGGGCGCCCATGCGCAGCGGGTCGAGCCAGATGCGCATCGACAGCGCCTGTCCGCCCAGCACGTTCACGGCGGCCACGCCGTCGACCGTGCTCAGCATGGGCTTGGCCACGCGCATCAGGTAGTCCGTGATGCCCGTCAGGGGCTGGCCGGCGGGCGCGGTGAATCCGGCATAGACCACCCCGATGGCGCCGGGAGACTGCCGCACGACCACCGGGTCGTAGGCGCCCTCTGGCAGCAGATAGCGCACTTCGTTGACCTTGGTCAGGACCTCGGTCAGCGCGGTGTCGGAGTTCGCGTTCAGGCGCAGGTAGGCGTTGATGGTGCTGCGCCCTTGTTCGGACGATGAGGTCAGGTATTCCACGCCTTGCGTGGTGGCGACGGCCTGCGCCAGCGTGGCGGTGACAAAGCCCTGCATCAGGTCCGCGGACGCGCCCGGATATTCGGTGGTGACGGTGACCACGGCGCTTTCGATGCGCGGATACTGGCGCAGCGGCAGGTCCAGCAGCGCGCGCAGGCCGACCAGGGCGATCAGCAGGGCGAACGCGGTGGTGAGGACAGGGCGGCGGATGAAGAAGTCGGTGAATGACATGGCGTCTTACTCTCCCGCCAGGCGCGGACGGACGGCGGCGCCGTCGTGCAGGTTGATCTGGCCAGCGATGACCACCAGATCGCCGTCGCGCAGATCCGTATCCGACAGCGCGACCTGGCCGTCCCGGGTTGCGCCGGTCTGCACGGACACGAGCCGGACGCGCGCTGGGTCGTCATTGCGCATGGCGTAGACCGTCTCGCCAGACAGGGTGCTTTGAACGGCTTCGGCCGGCACGGTGAGCGTGGCGGTGTCGGCCGGCAGCGATACGCTGACCCGGGCATACGCGCCGGGCCATAGGCGGCCAGCCGCGTCCGGCGCCAGCGTGGCACGGACCCTCAGCGCGCGGCTGCCGGCGTCGATCTGTGGATCGATCGCGGAGACTTTGCCCGCCAGCGGAGCCTGTCCGCCGCCGTCGCTGGCGACAGACACGTCCAGTCCCAGCCGCAATGCGGCGGCGTGCCGGTCCGGCAGGGTGAAATCCACATGCAGCAGGCGGGTGTCGGTCAGGGTGGCGATGGGCGTGCCCGCCTCGACGTACTGGCCCAGATTGATCAGCCGCAGCCCCAGCGTGCCCGCGAACGGCGCGCGCACCAGGCGCTGGGCCAGGTCTTCTTCTCCCTGTGCGACCTGGGCCCTGGTTTCGGCGTGCAGCGCCGCGTGCTGTTCGTACTCGGCGCGCGACAGGGTTTGTCCGAGCAGGCGCTTGGCGCGGTCCAGGTTGGCCTGGGCCAGCGCGGCCGATGCGCGATGCCGCTCGAGCTCGCGGCGCACCGGGCCATCGTTGATCTGCACCAGCGGCAATCCTGCCGCGACCTGCTGGCCGCTGGCGAAATGGATGGCGGTGACGCGCCCCGCGACCTCGGGCGCCACCAGCACTTGCTGGTCCGCCACGACGGTGCCGATCGCCTGCAAGGCGGCGGACAGCGTTCCGACCCGGGCGGGTGCCACCAGTACAGGAACGGGTGCGGCGTCATCTGCCGACGCGGCTTGGGCGGCGGCTGCGGCCTTGCGTTGCGTGTCGTAGAGGTAGAGGCCGCCAATGGCGGCAAGAACGAGCGTGGCGGTCAGGGCCAGTTTGCGGCGGGCAGTGCGCGGCGGCGCTGGGTTCGGGATCTGAGACATGAGGCCCATACGTAGAGTCAATGTAGCTGCGCTAAATGCGCAGATGGCAAGACTCGCAATGGTAGGGAGGCAGTCTCCCTTGGGGAAACGATAAGTTCTCCGTTATGGATTTAGTTTTTCTCATCTCTTTGCGGAATGGCGGGCGCGCCTGCATGCCGGCGTTTGCGCAGTTGCGGTCTAAGATCCGTACCCATGCCGATCCGTAACTCCGAACCGCGCCCGCTGCTCACGCTGCGCGGCCTGTATAGCGAACGCCTTTCCCCCGTAAGCCTGGACCTGGCCCCGGGCGAATGCGCGGCAATCATGGGCCCTTCGGGCTCAGGCAAATCCCTGCTGCTGCGACAGGTGGCCGATCTCGATCCCGGACATGGCGTAGCCTTGCTCGACGGCAGGCCGCGCTCGGGCATGCGGGGCCACGAATGGCGCCGCCAGGTCATCTATTGCCAGGCCGAGGCCGGCTGGTGGGACGACCGGGTCGCGCCGCATTTCACGGACCGCGCGCGGGCCTTGGCCATCATGGAGCGCCTGGGACTGTCGGCGGACAAGCTGGACGCGCTGGTGCACGAGCTGTCCACTGGCGAACGCCAGCGCCTGGGCCTGGTCCGCGCCTTGGCGCAGGAGCCGCGCGTGCTGTTGCTGGACGAGCCCACGGCGGCGTTGGACCAGACGGCTACGGACCGGGTCGAAGAGGAATTGCGGCGCTACCTGGGCAGTGGGGCCGCGGTATTGATGGTGACCCACAGTCCGGCCCAGGCCGAGCGCATGGCGCGCCGTTCCTGGCGCATGGAGCAAGGCAGGATGGAGCCGCTATGGACGTGATCAAGCTGCAGGCCACGGATCTGGCCATCGCTTCCTTGCTGGTGCTGCTGAGCGCCGGCATTTCCTTCGCCCTGCGGCTGAACCTGCAACGCCAGGTGCTGTGGGCGGCGCTGCGCACGGTGGTGCAGCTGCTGCTGGTCGGCCATATCCTGCGCATCGTGTTCGCGCACGCGGCGCCCTGGCTGACGGCGCTGGTGGTGGCGGTGATGATGGCGCTGGCGGCCAGGGAGGTTGCTGCGCGACCCAAGGCCCGGCTGACGCAGCGCGGCAACGGCTGGGTGGGCGCGATGGCGGTGGCGGGGACCACGGTTATCACGGTGCTGTTCATCCTGAATACGGCGCTGCGCCCGGAGCCCTGGTACGACCCGCGCTACACCATCGCCCTGATCGGCATCGTGCTGGGCAGCGTACTCAACGCCGCCAGCCTGGCGTTGGACGGCGTGTTGTCGGGCGCACGGCGGGAGAAGCTGGCGATCGAGGCGCGGCTGGCCCTGGGGGCGACCGCGCACGAGGCGTTTTCGTCCCTGCTGCGCGAGTCCGTGCGGCGCGGCATCGTGCCCAGCATCAACCAGATGTCGGCGGCCGGCATCATCACGCTGCCGGGCATCATGACCGGCCAGATCATTGCCGGCATGGATCCGATAGAGGCCGCGAAGTACCAGATCCTGCTGATGTTCCTGCTGTGCGGCGCCAGCGCCATGGCGGCGATGGCGGCGGCTTACGGCGCGATGCGCCGGCTGACGGATGAGCGCGGGAGGCTCAGGCTGGACCGGCTGCATCCGGGATAGCCATTCCAGGCGCTTTTTTCCGGAAATTTCATGAAAGCTTGACGCGCGCTTGGCGATACTGCGCGCAATCTTGCATTTTCCTGAACTCTTTCCGGACTTCCATGCCGCCTGTGCCCAGTGCCGCAGTACCCCCGCAGCGCCTTGCTTCCTTTCCGCGCCGCCTCCCGACGCCTGCCATGCGGGAGCGCCGGGCATGAGCGCGTCCATGGCAACTTCCATGAGCCTGCCGGCGCGGCGCACGGCCTGGCCTGGGTGGCTGGTGCTGGCGTGTCTGGCCTTGTGGCTGGGCGCGCTGGCCTGGGCGCGCTGGCTGACCTTGCCCGACGAGGGCCGCTATGCCGGCGTCGCCTGGGAAATGCTGCGCAGCGGCTCACCCATGGTGCCGCTGCTTGACGGCATGCCGTACTTCCACAAGCCGCCGCTGTACTACTGGCTGGCCCAGATCAGCTACGTGCTGTTCGGTGTGAATGAATTCAGTGCGCGGCTGCCGTCGCTGCTGGGCGCCTGGAGCGCGGGCGCGGGACTTTATGCCTTCGTGTCGCGCTACCGCAATGCCGCGCAGGCGCGCTGGGCGGTAGTTATCCTGGGCTTGATGCCGTTGTTCTTCGGCGCGGCCCAGTTCGCCAACATGGATATGCTGGTGGCCAGCATGATCACGCTGTGCGTGCTGGCCGCGGCCGATACCGCCTTGCGGCGTGCCGCCGGACGGCCGTTCCGCGCCATGTCGGTGGCCACGGGCGTGCTGGCGGCGCTGGCGGTGCTGGCCAAGGGGCTGATCGGGCTGGCCTTGCCGGGCGCCATCGTGCTGGCGTGGCTGCTGTTGCGCCGCGATTGGCCGGGCGTGCGCGCCTTGCTGTGGGCGCCGGCCTTGCTGGCCTTCGCGGCGGTTGCGGTGCCGTGGTTCTGGCTGATGGAACTGCGCTATCCGGGCTTCTATCAGTACTTCTTCGTCTACCAGCAGTTCGAACGCTTTTCGCAGGGCGGCTTCAACAACGCGCAGCCGGTCTGGTTCTACCTGCCTATCGTGGCGGGGCTGGCGCTGCCGTGGTCGATCTGGGCGGTATCGGTCTTCAAGCCGGCGTACTGGCGCGAGTCCGACCCGCAAGGCCTGCGGCGCCTGGCGGCGATCTGGATCGCGGTCGTGATCGTGTTCTTTTCGATTCCGCATTCCAAGCTCATCGGCTATGTGTTGCCAGTGTTCCCGCCGTTGGCTTTTTTGATCAGCGAACGGCTGGCGCCCGCATGGGTAGCCGGCAAGCGGCGTGGCGCCTGGATCGCCGCCGGGGCGGCTGTCGTCATCTGCCTGGCCGCGATCATCGTCGCCGCGTCGAATCCGCGCGGCAGCGCGGGGCCGCTGGCGGCGGATCTGCGTAAGGAAATGCAGCCGCAGGACATCCACATGGCGCTGCATACCTTGCCCTTCGACCTGGGTTTCTATACCCAGGCCCGGGAGCCCGCCTG encodes:
- a CDS encoding IucA/IucC family protein, with amino-acid sequence MNPHAAPHPAQVASHLEPQAWAKVNRLLVRKAISEYTHEGLLQPERLGPADTPGFDRYRLALADGRVEYRYDAQLMAMRHWRIRTESIAKTTAGAPVPLDALQFVIEIRDKLRIPEDRLPIYLDEIASTLHGAAYKHTRPCLPAAELALADYQTIETSMIEGHPSFVANNGRLGFDAEDYHLYAPEAASPIRVMWLAVHKDNAHFACLSTMDYASLLRGELGEDTVARHRATLRDQGLDPADYYLMPAHPWQWFNKLSLAFAPYVAQRKIVCLGYGADDYLAQQSIRTFFNISRPGKHYVKTSLSILNMGFMRGLSPYYMSGTPAINEYIHGLIASDPWLSANGFTILREAASLGFRNYYYEAAIAADTPYKKMFSALWRENPQALIGPDERLMTMAALLHVDPQGQALLPALIRASGLSAGTWLERYVDAYLTPLVHCFYAHDLVFMPHGENVILVIRDHVPVRAFMKDIAEESSILDPEAELPENARRLAADVPEEYKLLTIFVDVFEGYFRHLSQILADTGLMQEDDFWELVAGRIAAYQQAHPQRLEKYRRYDLYAPDMIHSCLNRLQLANNLQMVNLADPIGSFQMAPRLPNPVAPYRPHWLDRTADAAQALA
- a CDS encoding GNAT family N-acetyltransferase, encoding MLTMTATFLGEVVRQSRDHYDEGPGLALRPLVPDADAALLRRWFSMDYARFWSMQQHNEDQVRDFYEALCGSGHASAWLGSHDGQPAFLVECYDPARDEVGEHYTVRPGDLGMHLFIGPPRVRIPNFSRQVFAFVMRFMFDRLNARRIVVEPDANNAKIHALNLAMGFTYAGQVPFREKTASLAFCTRAQFEQTRYQEPPQ
- a CDS encoding lysine N(6)-hydroxylase/L-ornithine N(5)-oxygenase family protein, which gives rise to MNREIHDFAAIGLGPFNLSLACLAAPLSGVRAVFLDQRPGFDWHPGMLIEDSTLQNPFLADLVSLADPRSEYSYLNYCKQSGRIYSYYMRENHYLNRAEYNRYCKWVAARLPNLRFNHDVQSVLHDPDSRSYLVTGQHGVNGERFMIRCRKLVLGLGTQPQLPDCCDRRAAPYIHSADYLRHKTQLQRKRGITIVGSGQSAAEVFHDLLRDSDKHAYSLAWITRSPRFFQMENTKLTLELISPDYTDYFHDLPEARRREMLRQQSSLYKGINASLINQIYDLLDEKIRAGDRRYTLLTSAELRASRHERATGRYHLDFMHVDTGQPFTHVTDGLVLATGYAPRIPACVNPISDRIAWDEDGGYRIARNYSVDHAGAEIFVQNTGLLSHGVTNPDLGFCCYRNSQILRDLTGVEHYAIEPRTALQDFRPPENGVLAHRLCAPEPMPMMDGHRAATI
- the gcvA gene encoding transcriptional regulator GcvA produces the protein MGAVLPLLALRAFTETGRLGSLKAAAEVLGVTPGAVSQQIRLLEDRLGLALFVRERHGVRLTEAGARAYPGLMRAFDQIEKSLALLESQAAQRTLTVSTVPSFASSWLVPRIGRFSVLHPDIEVRVEASSQLVDFKRDRIDVALRHGLGQYPGLSAFRLMAPVLLPVASPALLAQGPGIERPEDCLKYPLLQDSDRADWPLWLQAHGVDAGQEAQRGPSFEDDLLLLRAAATGQGIALVQDTHAREDIESGRLAIALDQPWPARFAYYVVSRPDALLRPEVQAFIDWVKAEAAAMQQAPQTLAAS